One region of Metallosphaera sedula DSM 5348 genomic DNA includes:
- the lrs14 gene encoding HTH-type transcriptional regulator Lrs14 — MEVQKLKARLPSGREVGLVEALSFCYDISDTDFQILKALINMGPKTEDDLASVLKLSKASINRSVNKLISIGFVERVKDQGSKGGRPRYIYKAVDAEALTDKIVKDFEYCAQLFSGLTPAELKSFPKP, encoded by the coding sequence ATGGAAGTCCAAAAATTAAAAGCTAGACTCCCTTCCGGAAGGGAAGTAGGATTGGTGGAGGCACTAAGCTTCTGCTACGATATATCTGACACGGATTTTCAGATACTTAAGGCACTGATAAATATGGGACCAAAGACCGAGGATGATTTAGCCTCAGTGTTGAAGCTCAGCAAGGCGTCCATAAATAGGTCGGTGAATAAATTAATCTCCATTGGATTCGTGGAGAGGGTTAAGGATCAAGGATCTAAGGGAGGCAGGCCTAGGTACATATATAAAGCAGTTGATGCGGAAGCTCTTACTGATAAGATAGTAAAGGACTTCGAGTACTGCGCTCAGCTCTTTAGTGGTCTAACTCCTGCAGAGCTCAAGAGCTTTCCGAAGCCTTAG
- a CDS encoding radical SAM protein: MKPIFFYAPSLKRYETDYLSSEEGWKPISVTGTSCAFSCKHCETRVLEGMEDGSTREKFEKILESVSKAGHKGVILSGGSSPRGDVPVWKYSDVLKKYPNVTVIAHTGVVKSREIAKRFRDSGVKIALLDMVGDQETINEVLGQPFTIDDYLNSFKYLKEVGIKIAPHVIVGLSKRGVEGDLHALELLQEVNPDAVIVVGLMPLVGTPYRGVKEPSPEELGKVLMRARELFSSPVMLGCARPRGKAYLDVEKMAVDQGIDGMAFPSQETIEYAMGRREVVLSHACCGNVIHDFLLRVSL, translated from the coding sequence ATGAAACCCATATTCTTCTATGCCCCATCACTTAAGAGGTACGAGACTGATTACCTTAGCTCGGAGGAAGGATGGAAACCCATCTCCGTGACAGGCACATCCTGCGCCTTTAGTTGCAAACATTGCGAAACTAGGGTCCTTGAGGGAATGGAGGACGGATCCACGAGAGAGAAGTTCGAGAAAATACTTGAAAGCGTCAGTAAGGCAGGCCACAAGGGCGTAATCCTGTCTGGAGGATCTTCACCAAGGGGGGACGTCCCCGTGTGGAAGTATAGCGACGTCCTCAAGAAGTACCCAAACGTCACTGTGATAGCTCACACTGGAGTTGTGAAATCCAGAGAAATAGCTAAGAGGTTCAGGGATAGCGGGGTAAAGATTGCCTTACTGGATATGGTCGGGGACCAAGAGACCATAAACGAAGTTTTAGGTCAACCCTTCACGATTGACGACTATCTTAACTCCTTTAAGTACCTTAAGGAGGTAGGAATAAAGATTGCGCCTCACGTAATAGTTGGACTTAGCAAGAGGGGAGTAGAAGGAGATCTTCACGCACTGGAACTCCTGCAGGAAGTTAATCCGGATGCCGTGATTGTTGTGGGCCTGATGCCCCTGGTAGGAACCCCCTACAGGGGAGTCAAGGAACCCTCCCCGGAGGAGTTAGGAAAGGTTCTCATGAGGGCTCGCGAGCTCTTCTCCTCCCCCGTTATGTTAGGCTGTGCCAGACCTAGGGGGAAAGCCTACCTTGATGTGGAGAAAATGGCAGTAGATCAGGGAATAGACGGTATGGCTTTCCCCTCGCAAGAGACCATAGAATACGCCATGGGGAGGAGGGAGGTGGTTCTTAGCCACGCATGTTGTGGCAATGTGATACATGACTTCCTATTACGGGTGTCCCTATGA
- a CDS encoding glycine cleavage system protein H codes for MQINGFSFPDDLLYDPEKHVWAKLEGNILTLGVTDLGQYMTGKIFQVSAKNVGDKINPRTPVFTVESAKWIGKFRFPVHGEVIEVNRKVLDNASLLNDDPYGSWIVKIRVDEMDRNAFKPLSEVKEIFEKEASRIAK; via the coding sequence ATGCAAATAAATGGCTTTTCATTCCCTGATGACCTTCTCTACGATCCGGAGAAACATGTGTGGGCAAAGCTAGAGGGTAACATTCTAACTCTTGGTGTTACAGACTTAGGACAATACATGACTGGAAAGATATTCCAGGTATCTGCTAAAAACGTGGGAGATAAGATCAATCCTAGGACGCCAGTATTCACGGTGGAAAGCGCCAAGTGGATAGGTAAGTTCAGGTTTCCGGTCCATGGCGAGGTGATAGAGGTAAATAGAAAGGTTTTGGATAACGCTAGCTTGCTTAACGATGATCCATACGGGAGTTGGATTGTGAAGATCAGGGTTGACGAGATGGACAGGAATGCCTTCAAGCCCTTAAGTGAAGTGAAGGAGATATTCGAAAAGGAGGCCAGCAGAATTGCTAAGTGA
- a CDS encoding CoA-binding protein, which translates to MEESQIRYVLTNFKRIATIGFSKDPEKPSHRVPKFLMEHGYVVYPVNPTVTEILGRKSYPSLKDIEDEIEVVQVFRPSKDVPVIIDQVLDRKRERNDVKAIWLQEGIRDDKSAERARAEGLIVIQDKCMYKEYVKLFGE; encoded by the coding sequence ATGGAAGAAAGCCAGATAAGATATGTGTTAACCAACTTCAAGAGAATCGCTACAATTGGATTTTCCAAGGATCCAGAGAAACCATCGCACAGGGTTCCCAAGTTTCTCATGGAACATGGATACGTAGTTTACCCCGTGAATCCCACTGTAACAGAGATCCTCGGAAGGAAGTCCTATCCTTCACTCAAGGATATCGAGGATGAGATAGAAGTTGTTCAGGTGTTTAGGCCCTCAAAGGATGTCCCTGTAATTATTGACCAAGTACTGGATAGGAAGAGGGAAAGAAATGACGTAAAGGCGATCTGGCTCCAAGAGGGAATAAGGGATGATAAATCCGCCGAGAGGGCCAGGGCCGAAGGTCTGATAGTTATCCAGGATAAGTGCATGTACAAGGAGTACGTAAAACTCTTTGGAGAATAA
- a CDS encoding 7-cyano-7-deazaguanine synthase, whose protein sequence is MKSLFLVSGGLDSTAGMYRFREMDYDCMTIDYGQRAFKEQVKYARINCEKLGKRLIEVNMKKVGDRFREGKSLIPHEPIRHRNAVTIPFALTYASEMGYSAVYVFTVSEECQYESNKPEIISALRKLAEALRIGLIFPFLGLSKAHVLRMGIEHGMDPLNTYSCLLGHRAHCGRCSQCESRKMAFKIAGVDDKTKYLWQ, encoded by the coding sequence ATGAAGTCCCTTTTCCTGGTATCTGGTGGTCTCGATTCAACAGCGGGAATGTACAGGTTCAGGGAAATGGATTACGATTGCATGACTATCGATTACGGTCAGAGAGCATTCAAGGAGCAAGTGAAGTACGCGAGGATTAACTGCGAGAAACTTGGAAAGAGATTAATCGAGGTGAACATGAAAAAGGTGGGAGATCGTTTTAGAGAAGGGAAGTCCCTTATTCCGCATGAACCCATCAGGCACAGGAATGCCGTGACCATCCCCTTCGCCCTAACATATGCCTCGGAAATGGGTTACTCGGCTGTTTACGTTTTCACAGTGAGTGAGGAGTGCCAGTATGAATCAAATAAGCCTGAGATTATATCTGCTCTACGGAAACTTGCCGAGGCTCTCCGCATAGGTCTGATCTTCCCATTCTTGGGGCTATCCAAAGCCCACGTCTTGAGGATGGGGATTGAGCATGGTATGGATCCCCTGAATACCTATTCATGCCTACTAGGTCATAGGGCTCATTGCGGAAGATGTTCCCAATGCGAGTCGAGAAAAATGGCATTTAAGATCGCAGGAGTAGATGATAAGACCAAGTACCTATGGCAGTAA
- a CDS encoding sulfurtransferase TusA family protein, translated as MEELNLLDLECPEPFMKVAAKLMKMKEGRLKVMFKDPKCDDMIMEAVKLMDCKVIEHVSQNGTYTLVLEKRSSSGNEGKVQELGGC; from the coding sequence ATGGAGGAGCTAAATCTTTTGGATCTAGAATGTCCTGAACCATTCATGAAAGTAGCTGCAAAGTTAATGAAAATGAAAGAGGGCAGGCTAAAGGTCATGTTTAAGGATCCCAAATGCGACGACATGATAATGGAGGCTGTTAAGTTGATGGATTGCAAGGTTATAGAGCACGTTTCTCAGAATGGAACCTACACCCTAGTTCTCGAAAAGAGATCCTCATCCGGAAATGAAGGTAAAGTCCAGGAGTTAGGAGGTTGCTGA
- a CDS encoding lipoyl protein ligase domain-containing protein, producing the protein MPNFRFIVERGPQHKILAGEEALLDSVAEGSDPILRFVIFDPTAVLLGYHQSAEQEVNLDKVRERGWDVGRRPTGGGTIIMGPDQLGWEIYSESSLLGGSVESAIKRSADAVISTLSRFGIKANFRPKNDVEINGRKISGLGAFSVGKYISVTGTILLDFDVQAMVDTLKLSTEKMKDKVSKDFRERITWLNRELGFSVPMEELIKEARLAFQESLGVELLDGKYLPREEENIRELELKYRSQEWVFGLRKTLEGEDVRQGEIKLPGGLFRVQVKMAGKGLIQSVLITGDFFVEPRRSIYDLEARLKWSRVEDLRKEVSDWFQGVKFLGVDKEQLIQFLEGLVR; encoded by the coding sequence ATGCCCAATTTTAGGTTTATTGTAGAGAGGGGACCTCAGCACAAGATCCTTGCCGGCGAGGAGGCCCTACTGGATTCCGTTGCTGAGGGATCAGATCCCATCCTCAGATTTGTAATCTTTGATCCCACTGCTGTCCTCTTGGGATATCACCAGTCTGCAGAGCAGGAGGTTAACTTGGATAAGGTAAGGGAGAGGGGATGGGATGTGGGTAGAAGACCTACGGGCGGAGGAACAATTATCATGGGCCCCGATCAGCTGGGCTGGGAGATATATTCGGAGTCATCACTTTTGGGAGGCTCAGTGGAATCGGCTATTAAGCGCTCGGCTGACGCTGTCATATCAACCCTCTCAAGGTTTGGGATCAAGGCTAATTTCAGGCCTAAAAACGACGTTGAAATAAATGGTAGAAAGATTTCAGGTTTGGGAGCGTTCTCCGTGGGGAAGTACATCTCGGTGACTGGAACTATTCTACTGGACTTTGATGTACAGGCCATGGTGGATACGCTAAAGTTGAGCACCGAGAAGATGAAGGACAAGGTCTCAAAGGACTTCAGGGAGAGAATAACCTGGTTAAATAGGGAACTGGGTTTCTCTGTTCCCATGGAGGAACTCATAAAGGAGGCTAGATTAGCCTTTCAAGAGTCGCTTGGTGTGGAACTTCTCGACGGGAAATACTTACCCAGAGAGGAAGAAAATATCAGGGAACTCGAGTTAAAGTATAGATCGCAGGAGTGGGTTTTCGGTCTAAGGAAAACCTTGGAAGGGGAGGACGTTAGGCAGGGAGAGATTAAGCTTCCGGGAGGGCTCTTCAGGGTTCAGGTTAAGATGGCGGGGAAGGGACTAATACAGTCGGTTCTAATCACGGGAGACTTCTTCGTTGAGCCTAGGAGGAGCATTTACGACCTTGAGGCTAGGTTGAAGTGGTCCAGGGTGGAGGACCTTAGGAAAGAGGTTTCGGATTGGTTTCAAGGGGTTAAGTTTCTAGGGGTGGACAAGGAGCAACTTATTCAATTTCTGGAGGGATTAGTGAGATGA
- a CDS encoding helix-turn-helix domain-containing protein, with product MMEAFDTFKDTLKERKESIRCCYKISDTDVECLFKLIELGEPKTSVELGKIMGLSKTTVENSMKKLIELGLVERIKVDGKKIGRPKFLYVISDSFQERVKADLKRCAEKILSATS from the coding sequence ATGATGGAAGCTTTCGACACGTTCAAGGACACATTAAAAGAAAGGAAAGAGAGCATAAGATGTTGCTATAAGATTAGCGATACCGACGTTGAGTGCCTGTTTAAACTAATTGAACTTGGCGAGCCAAAGACGTCAGTGGAGCTCGGAAAGATAATGGGGCTAAGTAAGACTACGGTGGAAAATAGTATGAAGAAGCTAATAGAACTTGGATTAGTTGAAAGGATCAAGGTTGATGGCAAGAAGATTGGAAGGCCAAAATTCCTTTACGTCATTTCAGACAGCTTTCAGGAGAGAGTCAAAGCGGACCTCAAGAGATGTGCTGAAAAAATACTGTCAGCAACCTCCTAA
- a CDS encoding aminotransferase class IV → MDFGIWLDGIVLDVDTTDSLYSNYKGGNVPVPMTTRVNVDWPGFYEKVRSRARIYLLSPYSCEDTQEILRKVGLAEKFVCNTGRTKPSKEPTERLVTENGLDPLNLVIIGSSPLDLLSARFYDSRIKVVCVVRRADCSRYSPFIQGKNLNEVLSSLERLKLLP, encoded by the coding sequence ATGGATTTTGGGATATGGCTTGACGGTATCGTCCTAGATGTGGATACGACGGATTCCCTCTATTCCAATTACAAGGGCGGTAATGTACCAGTCCCCATGACCACTAGAGTGAACGTAGATTGGCCTGGGTTTTACGAGAAGGTTAGGTCTAGGGCTCGGATTTACCTTCTCTCCCCTTACTCATGTGAAGACACTCAAGAGATATTGAGGAAAGTGGGGCTGGCCGAGAAATTTGTGTGTAACACAGGAAGAACTAAGCCATCCAAGGAACCAACGGAGAGGCTTGTAACGGAGAACGGGCTGGATCCCCTGAACTTAGTGATTATAGGCTCGTCTCCTCTGGATCTCCTTTCAGCGAGATTCTACGACTCCAGAATAAAGGTAGTATGTGTGGTGAGAAGGGCAGATTGTTCTAGGTACAGTCCTTTCATTCAGGGTAAGAATCTTAACGAGGTTCTAAGTTCTCTAGAAAGGCTGAAATTACTGCCATAG